The following are encoded together in the Flavobacterium sp. TR2 genome:
- the lgt gene encoding prolipoprotein diacylglyceryl transferase, whose translation MMNGILNWNVDPVIFWITDSFPLKYYGALFACGLLLGFYIVRNIYKKENLSLDNLDSLLIYVIVGTVLGARLGHCFFYEPDYFFKHPIEILLPIQKIKGAYQFVGYQGLASHGGSIGVITAMILYCRKYKVQFLGLLDKMAVAVPVTGAFIRMGNFMNSEIYGKPTNGNWGVVFQRDDLIPRHPTQLYEAFAYVLIFVILFYMYKSEKIRNAKGLIFGTFLTLLFTARFIIEFFKENQEAFENDMLINMGQILSVPFILIGLGLIFWKSKKEVAI comes from the coding sequence ATGATGAATGGAATTTTAAATTGGAACGTAGATCCGGTTATTTTCTGGATTACAGATAGTTTTCCTCTTAAATATTACGGAGCTCTTTTTGCCTGCGGGCTTCTTTTAGGTTTTTATATTGTTAGAAACATTTATAAAAAAGAAAACCTTTCTTTGGACAATCTCGATTCTTTATTGATTTATGTTATTGTCGGAACTGTTTTGGGTGCCAGACTTGGGCATTGTTTCTTTTATGAGCCCGATTATTTCTTCAAACACCCGATAGAAATTCTTTTGCCAATCCAGAAAATTAAAGGAGCTTACCAGTTCGTGGGCTATCAAGGTTTGGCAAGTCACGGAGGATCGATTGGAGTTATTACAGCAATGATTTTGTACTGCCGTAAATACAAAGTGCAATTTTTAGGGCTTTTAGATAAAATGGCAGTTGCAGTTCCTGTGACGGGGGCATTTATCAGAATGGGGAATTTTATGAATTCTGAAATCTACGGAAAACCAACCAACGGAAATTGGGGAGTAGTTTTTCAGAGAGACGATCTGATTCCGAGACATCCAACACAATTGTATGAAGCTTTTGCTTATGTATTGATTTTCGTGATTCTGTTTTATATGTACAAATCTGAAAAAATCAGAAATGCAAAGGGATTAATCTTTGGAACTTTCTTAACTTTATTATTTACAGCTCGCTTTATAATTGAATTTTTCAAGGAAAATCAAGAAGCTTTTGAAAATGATATGCTGATTAATATGGGACAGATTTTAAGCGTTCCGTTTATATTGATCGGTTTAGGCTTGATCTTTTGGAAATCGAAAAAAGAAGTAGCAATTTAA